From the Streptomyces nigrescens genome, one window contains:
- a CDS encoding ArsR/SmtB family transcription factor produces MPVNLHFGADDLLRIRFAVSPLCETHEAVRTLRHADRHGYHTPWLRRMRETLAGLDLTPLWLFMPSSPPGGYTPDFLGRPPDTPMAGFDEELAQLRATDPALARAEMAKSLAGRPEAAESARGRAALADPARAVQELADVTERAWRALLAPDWPRLRALLEAEIAYRSRQLAGGGLQRLFADLHPRLSWSGDTLTVRTRTDFAQMQDLDGRGVLLLPSAFVWPDVVSGFDPPWQPTVIYPARGIGGLWTEPETGPALARLLGANRAAVLAALDAPSTTTALAHRLGLAPSSVSGHLSVLRDAGLLASRRHGHQVLYERTPLGITLAGGG; encoded by the coding sequence GTGCCGGTGAACCTGCATTTCGGCGCCGATGACCTGCTCCGCATCCGGTTCGCGGTCTCCCCGCTGTGCGAGACCCATGAGGCCGTACGGACCCTGCGCCACGCCGACCGGCACGGCTATCACACGCCGTGGCTGCGCCGGATGCGCGAGACACTGGCCGGGCTGGACCTGACGCCGCTGTGGCTCTTCATGCCGTCGTCGCCGCCGGGGGGCTACACACCGGACTTCCTGGGCCGCCCGCCGGACACCCCGATGGCCGGCTTCGACGAGGAACTGGCGCAGCTGCGCGCCACCGACCCGGCCCTGGCCCGGGCGGAGATGGCCAAGTCACTGGCGGGCCGGCCGGAGGCCGCGGAGTCGGCACGCGGCCGGGCGGCGCTGGCCGATCCGGCGCGGGCGGTCCAGGAGCTGGCCGATGTCACCGAACGGGCCTGGCGGGCGCTGCTCGCCCCGGACTGGCCGCGGCTGCGGGCGCTGCTGGAGGCCGAGATCGCCTACCGGTCGCGGCAGTTGGCGGGCGGCGGACTCCAGCGGCTGTTCGCCGATCTGCATCCGCGGCTGTCCTGGTCGGGTGACACGCTGACGGTCCGCACCCGTACCGACTTCGCCCAGATGCAGGATCTGGACGGCCGCGGGGTGCTGCTGCTGCCCAGCGCCTTCGTGTGGCCGGACGTGGTCAGCGGTTTTGATCCGCCGTGGCAGCCCACCGTGATCTACCCGGCGCGCGGGATCGGCGGGCTGTGGACCGAGCCGGAGACGGGTCCGGCGCTGGCGCGGCTGCTGGGGGCGAACCGCGCGGCCGTGCTGGCCGCGCTCGACGCGCCGTCGACCACGACGGCCCTGGCCCATCGCCTCGGCCTTGCGCCGTCCTCCGTCTCGGGGCATCTGTCCGTGCTGCGCGACGCCGGTCTGCTGGCCTCGCGCCGGCACGGACATCAGGTGCTGTACGAGCGCACCCCCCTGGGGATCACCCTGGCGGGGGGCGGCTGA
- a CDS encoding MTH1187 family thiamine-binding protein, whose product MIVAFSVSPLGVGEDVGEYVADAVRVVRESGLPNRTDAMFTSIEGEWDEVMDVVKRAVAAVEARAGRVSLVLKADIRPGVTDGLTSKVETVERYLTEGGNPRT is encoded by the coding sequence ATGATCGTCGCCTTCTCGGTGAGCCCGCTGGGCGTCGGCGAGGACGTCGGTGAGTATGTCGCCGACGCGGTCCGGGTCGTCCGCGAGTCCGGGCTGCCGAACCGTACGGACGCCATGTTCACCTCCATCGAAGGTGAATGGGACGAGGTCATGGACGTCGTCAAGCGCGCGGTCGCGGCGGTCGAGGCCCGCGCCGGGCGGGTCTCGCTGGTGCTGAAGGCCGACATACGGCCCGGCGTCACCGACGGACTGACCTCGAAGGTCGAGACCGTGGAGCGGTATCTCACCGAGGGCGGCAACCCCCGGACCTGA
- a CDS encoding DUF3817 domain-containing protein codes for MDIKTAAALHRLRLASIPEAISFPALLIFGTGFRLAFDYDSLVMPLGMIHGLLFITYVVLLLDVWNRTKWPFKRVAFFFVLAILPFGGLFGDRILKREEEAGVIAARARKEGVVSA; via the coding sequence GTGGACATCAAGACCGCCGCCGCCCTGCACCGACTGCGCCTGGCCTCCATCCCGGAGGCGATCTCCTTCCCGGCGCTGCTGATCTTCGGCACCGGTTTCCGCCTGGCTTTCGACTACGACTCCCTGGTGATGCCGCTCGGCATGATCCACGGTCTGCTCTTCATCACCTATGTGGTGCTGCTGCTGGACGTGTGGAACCGCACCAAGTGGCCCTTCAAGCGCGTCGCCTTCTTCTTCGTGCTGGCGATCCTGCCGTTCGGCGGCCTCTTCGGGGACCGGATCCTCAAGCGCGAGGAGGAGGCCGGAGTGATCGCGGCCCGGGCGCGTAAGGAAGGGGTCGTCAGCGCATGA
- a CDS encoding AIM24 family protein encodes MAQFRLQGSKVLAVDMTGDAVKAKNGAMVAYDGQMAFKKMSGGGEGLRGMVTRRLTGEQMTVMEVKGHGTCYFADRASEINLVQLQGEKLFVEAGNLLCTDAALRTGTTFTGLRGASQGNGLFTTTVEGSGQAAITSHGPAVVLRVTKQYPLQVDPGAYVAHTGDLKQHLQSGVNFRTFIGEGSGEAFQIRFEGEGLVYVQPSERNTVGGEV; translated from the coding sequence GTGGCTCAGTTTCGGCTCCAGGGGAGCAAGGTGCTCGCCGTCGACATGACGGGCGATGCCGTCAAGGCGAAAAACGGTGCGATGGTCGCGTACGACGGCCAGATGGCGTTCAAGAAGATGTCCGGCGGCGGCGAGGGCCTGCGCGGCATGGTCACCCGTCGGCTCACGGGTGAGCAGATGACCGTGATGGAGGTGAAGGGCCACGGCACCTGCTACTTCGCCGATCGCGCGAGCGAGATCAACCTGGTGCAGTTGCAGGGCGAGAAGCTGTTCGTGGAGGCCGGCAATCTGCTGTGCACGGACGCCGCGCTCCGTACGGGCACGACCTTCACCGGACTGCGCGGCGCCTCCCAGGGCAACGGCCTGTTCACCACCACCGTCGAGGGAAGTGGCCAGGCGGCGATCACCTCCCACGGTCCCGCGGTGGTGCTGCGGGTCACCAAGCAGTACCCCCTCCAGGTCGACCCGGGCGCCTATGTCGCCCACACCGGCGACCTCAAGCAGCACCTCCAGTCCGGGGTGAATTTCCGCACCTTCATCGGGGAGGGCTCCGGCGAGGCCTTCCAGATCCGCTTCGAGGGCGAGGGCCTGGTCTACGTGCAGCCCAGCGAGCGCAACACCGTGGGCGGTGAGGTCTGA
- a CDS encoding AIM24 family protein — MPFTLLNSRMVEARIGPGQRMFSQRGAMLAYRGEVSFTPNIQGGQGGVGSMIGRRIAGEATPLMTVEGTGTVMFGHGGHHVHVVDLTGETLYVEADRLLAFDGSLQQGTMFMGSQGGVMGMVRGQVTGQGLFTTTLKGVGSAAVMAHGGVIELPITPQRPVHVDPQAYVAHRGDVRNKLSTALGWRDMVGRGSGEAFQLELSGQGTVYVQASEEKL, encoded by the coding sequence ATGCCGTTCACCCTGCTCAACTCCCGCATGGTGGAGGCCAGGATCGGTCCGGGCCAGCGGATGTTCAGCCAGCGCGGCGCGATGCTCGCCTACCGCGGCGAGGTCTCCTTCACCCCGAACATCCAGGGCGGCCAGGGCGGCGTCGGCTCGATGATCGGCCGCCGGATCGCCGGCGAGGCCACGCCCCTGATGACCGTCGAGGGCACCGGTACGGTCATGTTCGGCCACGGCGGCCACCACGTCCATGTCGTCGACCTGACCGGCGAGACGCTCTACGTCGAGGCCGACCGGCTGCTGGCCTTCGACGGCTCGCTGCAGCAGGGCACGATGTTCATGGGCTCGCAGGGCGGGGTGATGGGCATGGTCCGCGGCCAGGTCACCGGCCAGGGCCTGTTCACCACGACCCTCAAGGGCGTCGGCTCGGCCGCGGTGATGGCGCACGGCGGGGTGATCGAGCTGCCGATCACGCCCCAGCGCCCGGTCCATGTCGACCCGCAGGCCTATGTCGCCCACCGCGGCGACGTCCGCAACAAACTGTCCACGGCGCTCGGCTGGCGCGACATGGTCGGCCGCGGCTCGGGCGAGGCCTTCCAGCTGGAGCTGTCGGGCCAGGGCACCGTCTACGTACAGGCGTCGGAGGAAAAGCTGTGA
- a CDS encoding AIM24 family protein — MTGPVVHDVHSLPADDNVHAYAFSVELDGQWFLQKGKMIAYYGQIDFHGIGHGRLDRLIAGSFHSPLHAADWVVAEGRGKMLLADRAFDVNSFDLEDGNLTIRSGNLLAFQPSLSLKQSIIPGFLTLIGTGKFVAASNGPVVFMEPPIRVDPQALVGWADCPSPCHHYDHQYLQGFLGGLRAHTGIGGASGEEHQFEFVGAGTVLLQSTEQLMPELETGAVPTEAGVPGGGGHVPQSGSQLPQLPGNLGSLQRRFGL, encoded by the coding sequence GTGACCGGTCCCGTCGTCCACGACGTCCATTCGCTCCCCGCCGACGACAACGTCCATGCGTACGCCTTCAGCGTCGAGCTGGACGGCCAGTGGTTCCTGCAGAAGGGGAAGATGATCGCCTACTACGGGCAGATCGACTTCCACGGCATCGGACACGGCCGTCTGGACCGCCTGATCGCCGGAAGTTTCCATTCGCCACTGCACGCCGCGGACTGGGTCGTTGCCGAGGGCCGCGGAAAGATGCTGCTCGCGGACCGTGCCTTCGATGTGAATTCCTTCGATCTGGAGGACGGCAATCTGACGATTCGCTCAGGCAACTTGCTCGCATTTCAGCCATCTCTGTCGCTGAAGCAGTCGATCATCCCGGGCTTCCTCACCCTCATCGGCACGGGCAAGTTCGTGGCCGCGTCCAACGGCCCGGTGGTCTTCATGGAGCCGCCGATCCGGGTGGACCCGCAGGCGCTCGTCGGCTGGGCGGACTGCCCCTCCCCGTGCCACCACTACGACCACCAGTACCTGCAGGGATTCCTGGGCGGACTGCGGGCGCACACCGGGATCGGCGGGGCGTCCGGAGAGGAGCACCAATTCGAGTTCGTCGGGGCCGGCACGGTCCTGCTGCAGTCGACGGAGCAGTTGATGCCGGAGCTGGAGACCGGTGCGGTACCCACCGAAGCGGGCGTTCCGGGCGGCGGCGGACACGTCCCGCAAAGTGGCTCACAACTGCCCCAGCTCCCCGGCAACCTCGGGAGCCTCCAGCGCCGCTTCGGGCTGTGA
- a CDS encoding MarR family winged helix-turn-helix transcriptional regulator encodes MTTDSDTPWLTDQEQCAWRTHLDVSRLLMHQLERDLQPFGLTNNDYEILVNLSEAEDRRLRMSDLAASTLQSKSRLSHQITRMENAGLVRRESCESDRRGLYAVLTDEGWDTMRRVAPHHVASVRKHFIDLFTSEDLQALRTSLTPVAEHLRKERGGL; translated from the coding sequence ATGACGACCGACAGCGACACCCCCTGGCTGACCGACCAGGAGCAGTGTGCCTGGCGCACCCACCTCGATGTCAGCAGGCTGCTGATGCACCAACTCGAGCGCGATCTGCAACCGTTCGGCCTGACGAACAACGACTACGAGATCCTGGTCAACCTCTCCGAGGCCGAGGACCGACGCCTCCGGATGAGCGACCTGGCAGCCAGCACCCTGCAGTCCAAGAGCCGTCTCTCCCACCAGATCACCCGGATGGAGAACGCCGGCCTGGTGCGCCGCGAGAGCTGCGAGTCGGACCGCCGTGGCCTCTACGCCGTCCTCACGGACGAAGGCTGGGACACCATGCGCCGGGTCGCCCCGCACCATGTCGCCTCGGTCCGCAAGCACTTCATCGACCTCTTCACCTCCGAGGACCTCCAGGCGCTGCGGACCTCGCTCACTCCGGTGGCCGAACACCTCCGCAAGGAGCGCGGCGGCCTCTGA
- a CDS encoding sensor histidine kinase — MGSVRARAAAGATVVVALALIAAGTAVLLVLQGNLQDQAGLQAQVAARSVAEQIATGKPYDQLDLPDGEDHPVVVAAENGRVLAVGEDVRAVDGKRVAKTSQGAGSVAPSGDDEDGEDEDEQGLKSGEVDDDVVYRDGTADVDGTVADYRFAVVEAKDIRGEQATVRAGSALAPERDAVGSVRDAMLVGLPLLLVVVAGVTWLVTRRALRPVEGIRGEMAAITASTDLSRRVPVPSSKDEIGRLARTTNETLAALESSVERQRRFVADASHELRSPIASLRTQLEVGVAHPELLDVPGAVEDTVRLQRLAADLLLLARLDAGERPAGARVDLAAMVREESSQRVADRIPVRAGELASAEVAGSRGQLGRVLGNLLDNAQRHAVSSVRVAVVREGEWAVLRVEDDGPGVPESERERIFERFVRLDDARARDDGGAGLGLAIARDVAVRHGGSLAVRTGSVFELRLPVAG; from the coding sequence CTGGGCTCGGTACGGGCCAGGGCGGCGGCCGGGGCGACCGTGGTGGTGGCCCTGGCGCTGATCGCGGCGGGTACGGCGGTGCTGCTGGTGCTGCAGGGCAATCTGCAGGACCAGGCCGGTCTGCAGGCGCAGGTCGCGGCGCGCTCGGTGGCCGAGCAGATTGCGACGGGCAAGCCGTACGACCAGCTGGATCTGCCGGACGGTGAGGACCATCCGGTGGTGGTCGCCGCCGAGAACGGGCGGGTGCTGGCGGTCGGTGAGGATGTGCGGGCCGTCGATGGGAAGCGTGTGGCGAAGACGTCGCAGGGCGCGGGGAGCGTCGCGCCGTCGGGGGATGACGAGGACGGCGAGGACGAGGACGAGCAGGGGCTCAAGTCGGGCGAGGTCGACGACGATGTCGTGTACCGGGACGGGACGGCGGACGTCGACGGGACGGTGGCCGACTACCGGTTCGCGGTGGTCGAGGCCAAGGACATCCGCGGTGAGCAGGCGACGGTGCGCGCGGGGTCGGCGCTGGCGCCGGAGCGGGACGCCGTCGGGTCGGTGCGGGACGCCATGCTGGTGGGGTTGCCGCTGCTGCTCGTGGTGGTGGCGGGGGTGACCTGGCTGGTGACCCGGCGGGCACTGCGGCCGGTGGAGGGGATTCGCGGGGAGATGGCCGCGATCACGGCGAGTACGGATCTGAGCCGGCGGGTGCCGGTGCCGTCGTCGAAGGACGAGATCGGCCGGCTGGCGCGGACGACCAACGAGACGCTGGCGGCGCTGGAGTCGTCCGTGGAGCGGCAGCGGCGGTTCGTCGCGGACGCCTCGCACGAGCTGCGCAGCCCGATCGCGAGTCTGCGGACGCAGCTGGAAGTGGGGGTGGCGCACCCGGAGTTGCTGGATGTGCCGGGCGCGGTGGAGGACACCGTGCGACTGCAGCGGCTGGCGGCGGATCTGCTGCTGCTGGCCCGGCTGGACGCGGGGGAGCGGCCGGCCGGTGCCCGGGTCGATCTGGCGGCGATGGTGCGCGAGGAGAGCTCGCAGCGGGTCGCGGACCGGATCCCGGTGCGGGCCGGGGAGCTGGCGAGTGCGGAAGTGGCCGGATCCCGCGGTCAGTTGGGGCGGGTGCTGGGGAACCTGCTGGACAACGCGCAGCGGCATGCCGTCTCGTCCGTGCGGGTGGCCGTGGTGCGCGAGGGGGAGTGGGCGGTGCTGCGGGTTGAGGACGACGGGCCCGGGGTGCCGGAGAGCGAGCGGGAGCGGATCTTCGAGCGGTTCGTCCGGCTCGATGACGCACGGGCACGGGACGACGGCGGGGCCGGGCTGGGGCTGGCCATCGCGCGCGATGTCGCGGTGCGGCACGGCGGTTCGCTGGCCGTGCGCACGGGATCGGTGTTCGAACTGCGGCTGCCGGTGGCCGGCTGA
- a CDS encoding response regulator transcription factor: MHPHVTQHRPPGSAAHPPYRLLIVEDEKRLALSLAKGLMAEGYAVDVVHDGLAGLHQASEESYDLVVLDIMLPGMNGYRVCGALRAAGHEVPILMLTAKDGEYDEAEGLDTGADDYLTKPFSYVVLVARVKALLRRRGRTAPPVLQVGSLAIDQGARRVERDGVEVTLTTKEFAVLEQLAVRAGEVVSKAEILEHVWDFAYEGDVNIIEVYVSALRRKLGAGHIVTVRGAGYRLVAGG; encoded by the coding sequence ATGCACCCGCACGTCACGCAGCACCGCCCGCCCGGATCCGCCGCTCACCCTCCCTACCGTCTCCTGATCGTGGAGGACGAGAAGCGGCTGGCCCTGTCACTGGCCAAGGGGCTGATGGCCGAGGGGTACGCGGTCGATGTGGTGCACGACGGTCTGGCGGGGCTCCATCAGGCGAGTGAGGAGAGCTACGACCTGGTCGTGCTCGACATCATGCTGCCGGGCATGAACGGCTACCGCGTGTGCGGGGCGCTGCGTGCGGCCGGCCATGAGGTGCCGATTCTGATGCTGACCGCCAAGGACGGCGAGTACGACGAGGCCGAGGGGCTGGACACCGGCGCCGACGACTATCTGACCAAGCCGTTCTCGTATGTGGTGCTGGTGGCGCGGGTGAAGGCGCTGCTGCGGCGGCGCGGCCGGACCGCGCCGCCGGTGCTGCAGGTGGGGTCGCTGGCCATCGACCAGGGGGCGCGTCGGGTCGAGCGGGACGGCGTCGAAGTGACGCTGACGACGAAGGAGTTCGCCGTGCTGGAGCAGCTGGCGGTGCGGGCGGGCGAGGTGGTCTCCAAGGCGGAGATCCTGGAGCACGTCTGGGACTTCGCCTATGAGGGCGATGTCAACATCATCGAGGTGTACGTGAGCGCACTGCGGCGCAAGCTCGGCGCCGGCCACATCGTGACGGTGCGCGGCGCGGGATACCGGCTGGTGGCCGGTGGGTAG
- a CDS encoding PepSY domain-containing protein, with the protein MKRQLIIATAAAAALVAAGTVTAVAVSNDGAGTARSGAPVTAQPAAHDAGSGTAQVQDRRSSIRMQDDDANGQEDIREARTAKVTASDAAAAAVKAVPGTVAGLDLDADRPGLVWDADVLGKDGKWHEVTLDAGNARVLNQHVDQDEDDDTRERAALHNARTDAGAAARTAAASHGTVTSVELDDDRAKAVWEVETVTNDGKEHKLLVDPQSGKLSAVPAHDADDDNDDDGADD; encoded by the coding sequence ATGAAGCGCCAACTGATCATCGCCACCGCCGCCGCGGCCGCCCTCGTCGCCGCCGGCACGGTCACCGCCGTCGCGGTCAGCAACGACGGCGCCGGCACCGCCCGGTCCGGCGCACCGGTCACGGCACAGCCGGCCGCCCATGACGCGGGCTCCGGCACCGCCCAGGTGCAGGACCGCCGGTCCAGCATCCGTATGCAGGACGACGACGCCAACGGCCAGGAGGACATCCGCGAGGCCCGCACCGCCAAGGTGACCGCGTCGGACGCCGCGGCCGCCGCCGTCAAGGCCGTCCCCGGCACCGTGGCCGGCCTCGACCTGGACGCGGACCGTCCCGGCCTGGTCTGGGACGCGGACGTACTGGGCAAGGACGGCAAGTGGCACGAGGTCACCCTCGACGCCGGCAACGCACGGGTGCTGAACCAGCACGTCGACCAGGACGAGGACGACGACACCCGCGAGCGCGCCGCCCTCCACAACGCCCGGACCGACGCCGGGGCCGCCGCCCGTACCGCCGCGGCCTCGCACGGCACCGTGACCTCCGTCGAACTGGACGACGACCGGGCCAAGGCGGTCTGGGAGGTCGAGACGGTCACGAACGACGGCAAGGAGCACAAGCTGCTGGTCGACCCGCAGTCCGGCAAGCTGAGCGCCGTTCCGGCGCATGACGCCGACGACGACAACGACGACGACGGCGCGGACGACTGA
- the meaB gene encoding methylmalonyl Co-A mutase-associated GTPase MeaB, giving the protein MVDVPQLVEQARQGRPRAVARLISLVEGASPELREVMAALAPLTGNAYVVGLTGSPGVGKSTTTSALVTAYRKTGKRVGVLAVDPSSPFSGGALLGDRVRMSEHASDPGVYIRSMATRGHLGGLAWAAPQAIRVLDAAGCDVVLVETVGVGQSEVEIASQADTSVVLLAPGMGDGIQAAKAGILEIGDVYVVNKADRDGADATARELNHMLGLGESRAPGDWRPPIVKTVAARGEGVDEVVEALEKHRAWMEEHGVLAQRRRSRAAHEVETIAVTALRERIGDLRGDRRLDALAERIVSGETDPYRAADELVDGLTNGD; this is encoded by the coding sequence ATGGTGGACGTCCCCCAGCTGGTGGAACAGGCACGGCAGGGCCGGCCGAGGGCCGTGGCACGGCTGATCTCCCTCGTGGAGGGGGCGTCGCCGGAGCTGCGCGAGGTGATGGCGGCCCTGGCGCCGCTCACCGGCAACGCGTATGTGGTCGGGCTGACCGGCTCGCCCGGTGTGGGCAAGTCCACCACCACCTCCGCGCTGGTGACGGCCTATCGCAAGACGGGCAAACGGGTCGGCGTGCTCGCCGTCGACCCGTCCTCCCCGTTCTCCGGCGGCGCGCTGCTCGGTGACCGTGTCCGGATGTCGGAGCACGCCTCCGACCCCGGCGTCTACATCCGCTCCATGGCCACCCGCGGCCATCTGGGCGGCCTGGCCTGGGCCGCACCACAGGCGATCCGCGTCCTGGACGCGGCGGGCTGCGACGTGGTCCTCGTCGAGACGGTCGGCGTCGGCCAGTCCGAGGTGGAGATCGCCTCCCAGGCCGATACGAGCGTGGTGCTGCTCGCGCCCGGCATGGGCGACGGCATTCAGGCGGCCAAGGCCGGGATCCTGGAGATCGGCGACGTCTACGTCGTCAACAAGGCGGACCGGGACGGGGCCGATGCGACCGCCCGCGAGCTCAACCACATGCTGGGGCTCGGCGAATCCCGTGCGCCGGGTGACTGGCGGCCGCCGATCGTCAAGACCGTCGCGGCGCGTGGCGAGGGTGTCGACGAGGTCGTCGAGGCGCTGGAGAAGCACCGGGCCTGGATGGAGGAGCACGGCGTCCTCGCCCAGCGGCGCCGCTCCCGCGCGGCCCACGAGGTCGAGACGATCGCGGTCACGGCGCTCCGCGAGCGGATCGGCGATCTGCGTGGCGATCGCCGACTGGATGCGCTGGCCGAGCGCATCGTCTCCGGCGAGACGGATCCCTATCGGGCGGCCGATGAGCTGGTCGATGGGCTGACCAACGGGGACTGA
- a CDS encoding acetyl-CoA C-acetyltransferase: MIVAGARTPMGRLLGSLRTFSGADLGAVAIKAALDRAGIGGDQVQYVIMGQVLQAGAGQIPARQAAVKAGIPMNVPALTVNKVCLSGLDAIALADQLIRAGEFDVIVAGGQESMTNAPHLLPKSREGFKYGAVEMLDAMAHDGLTDAYEGIAMGESTEKHNTRLGIARPEQDEVAARSHQRAAAAQKNGLFEAEITPVEIPQRKGEPVVFSQDEGIRGETTAESLGKLRPAFAKDGTITAGTSSQISDGAAAVVVMSKAKAQELGLEWIAEIGAHGNVAGPDNSLQSQPSNAINHALKKDGLAVDDLDLIEINEAFAAVAVQSMKDLGVSPEKVNVNGGAIALGHPIGMSGARIVLHLALELRRRGGGVGAAALCGGGGQGDALIIRVPGK; the protein is encoded by the coding sequence GTGATCGTGGCGGGAGCGCGCACCCCCATGGGCCGGCTCCTGGGATCCCTGCGGACCTTCTCCGGCGCCGACCTGGGCGCCGTCGCCATCAAGGCGGCACTCGACCGGGCGGGCATCGGCGGCGACCAGGTGCAGTACGTGATCATGGGCCAGGTGCTCCAGGCCGGGGCAGGGCAGATCCCGGCACGCCAGGCCGCCGTCAAGGCCGGGATCCCCATGAACGTCCCCGCGCTGACCGTCAACAAGGTCTGTCTCTCCGGCCTCGACGCCATCGCGCTGGCCGACCAGCTCATCCGCGCCGGCGAGTTCGATGTCATCGTCGCCGGCGGCCAGGAGTCCATGACCAACGCCCCGCACCTGCTCCCGAAGTCCCGTGAGGGCTTCAAGTACGGCGCGGTCGAGATGCTCGACGCGATGGCGCACGACGGCCTCACGGACGCCTACGAAGGCATCGCCATGGGCGAGTCGACCGAGAAGCACAACACCCGTTTGGGCATCGCCCGACCGGAGCAGGACGAGGTCGCCGCGCGCTCCCACCAGCGGGCCGCCGCCGCCCAGAAGAACGGGCTCTTCGAGGCCGAGATCACCCCCGTGGAGATCCCGCAGCGCAAGGGCGAGCCGGTCGTCTTCAGCCAGGACGAGGGCATCCGCGGCGAGACCACCGCGGAGTCGCTCGGCAAGCTCCGGCCGGCCTTCGCCAAGGACGGCACGATCACCGCCGGCACCTCCTCGCAGATCTCCGACGGCGCCGCCGCGGTCGTCGTCATGAGCAAGGCCAAGGCCCAGGAGCTCGGCCTGGAATGGATCGCGGAGATCGGTGCGCACGGCAATGTCGCGGGCCCGGACAACTCGCTCCAGTCCCAGCCCTCCAACGCCATCAACCACGCCCTGAAGAAGGACGGCCTCGCCGTCGACGATCTTGACCTGATCGAGATCAACGAGGCGTTCGCGGCCGTCGCCGTGCAGTCGATGAAGGACCTGGGGGTGTCCCCGGAAAAGGTGAATGTCAATGGCGGCGCCATTGCGCTGGGTCACCCGATCGGGATGTCCGGCGCCCGGATCGTGCTGCATCTCGCGCTGGAGCTGCGCCGGCGGGGCGGTGGCGTGGGTGCCGCCGCGCTGTGTGGTGGCGGCGGTCAGGGCGACGCGCTGATCATCCGCGTACCGGGTAAGTAA
- the mce gene encoding methylmalonyl-CoA epimerase, which translates to MLTRIDHIGIACFDLDKTVEFYRATYGFEVFHTEVNEEQGVREAMLKINETSDGGASYLQLLEPTREDSAVGKWLAKNGEGVHHIAFGTADVDGDSEAIRGKGVRVLYDEPRTGSMGSRITFLHPKDCHGVLTELVTAAPAGSADH; encoded by the coding sequence ATGCTGACGCGAATCGACCACATCGGGATCGCCTGTTTCGACCTCGACAAGACTGTCGAGTTCTACCGTGCCACGTATGGCTTCGAGGTGTTCCACACCGAGGTCAACGAGGAGCAAGGGGTCCGGGAGGCCATGCTCAAGATCAATGAGACGTCGGACGGCGGCGCCTCGTATTTGCAGCTTCTGGAGCCCACCCGCGAGGACTCCGCGGTGGGCAAGTGGCTTGCCAAGAACGGCGAGGGGGTGCACCACATCGCCTTCGGCACCGCGGATGTGGACGGCGACTCCGAGGCCATCCGCGGCAAGGGCGTCCGGGTCCTCTACGACGAGCCCAGGACGGGTTCGATGGGGTCCCGGATCACCTTCCTGCACCCCAAGGATTGTCACGGAGTGCTCACCGAACTCGTCACCGCGGCGCCCGCCGGCTCGGCGGACCACTGA